Proteins from a genomic interval of Aquabacterium sp. J223:
- a CDS encoding TRAP transporter small permease subunit, translating into MAACLAVMALAVFVNVVLRYGFGSGIAAAEELSRLLFVWMVFIGAATAYPAGEHMAFTGLVGLLARRPAAFRLATVLIRLLVLAACALLAWGAWQQVLVGLDSRSVVLGYPAALLPLPALLCALAIGVMALVELVRRTPLDLGHAADME; encoded by the coding sequence ATGGCCGCCTGCCTGGCGGTGATGGCGCTGGCCGTCTTCGTCAACGTGGTGCTGCGCTACGGCTTCGGCAGCGGCATCGCCGCCGCCGAGGAGCTGTCGCGCCTGCTCTTCGTGTGGATGGTGTTCATCGGTGCCGCCACCGCCTACCCGGCGGGCGAGCACATGGCCTTCACCGGGCTGGTCGGCCTGCTCGCGCGGCGGCCGGCCGCGTTCCGCCTCGCGACGGTGCTCATCCGGCTGCTGGTCCTCGCGGCCTGCGCGCTGCTGGCCTGGGGCGCCTGGCAGCAGGTGTTGGTGGGGCTGGACAGCCGGTCGGTGGTGCTGGGTTATCCGGCCGCGCTGCTGCCGCTGCCGGCGCTGCTGTGCGCACTGGCCATCGGCGTCATGGCGCTGGTCGAACTGGTGAGGCGCACGCCGCTGGATTTGGGCCACGCGGCCGACATGGAGTAG